The Biomphalaria glabrata chromosome 15, xgBioGlab47.1, whole genome shotgun sequence region TCATTGAAACGTTCCTAAGTAAACATTAAAGTCAGGCTTACTCCCTCCCCTTCATAGCTAGCGAAAGTGTGAGTTGACCATGTGTGAAGCAGCGTGTTCTATACTGGTACATCCTTCATCCTTATGGTAGTGGCAGTAGAGAAGGGTtcctctggggggggggggattaattTTTTATGGGAGCACTTCAGTAAGTGGTGGTGGCTTTACAAACCATTCTTTCAATTCTAGAAGTGCTTGGCCTTCATTCTGttctaatattttaatatggattcaCATGGCTAATTGTtacggagtgtgtgtgtgtgtttttctatggtgacggtgagagGAAGTTAGCCATTGGTTGGGGGTTGTGCAGTGTGAAAGATGCCAGAGACACTGTCGTAAGTTGTCTTGAATATGCCTGGCGAGTCCAGAATGTCGGAGTAAGAAGACTTGTTTTTTGTAAAGAGttaaattttttcaaaataccattttatattgttactaaactctactacattaatttcattttatctcaagttaaatttgtttatattgtaataaaatatgtattttagtattgttcacaaaaaaattataagtcaagTCACTGATGGTCAACAACACTAATAATCACAAGCACAGACATTATCACTATCCTTTATGAATGGAATTTTTTCCTATAAATGGACTTTTCCATTTACTAATATTGATAGCTATTGAGTCACAAAGAAATTTACTAATAGTATCTACCCATTAAAATGTGGACTAGAAATTTGATTGAATGATTGGTTAGTTTGCAGACTGTTCATGTGCAGggatatatttaataattttaaaatatctaggaAACTCCATAACTAGAATTTAGCTATTTTtcttatctaataaaatattgatGTTCCTTCTTAGCAGAAGATAGTTTATGTCCTATATGTTTTCATAGCAACTAACACTAAAATATTGATGACTTTTGTATTAATACATTTCAGACCCATCCATTTGAATGAAAAGGAAGAAGAAACGCTATTGGCTGAGCTCAGGAGGTTCTAATTCGAATTTATTAGTGAATAATTTGTATAAGACTCTAGTCTTTTCAATCCACTTTGATGTTTTTTTGTCTAAATCCTTGGAAACCTGTGAAactttaatttcttgtttttacatttttagggTGTTTACTGTAATGGTCGCAGCTCCAGCTGTAAAACAAGaggtgaaaaagaaaaagaagaaaaagcctaagaaaaaaaatctgaaactaTCAATACACAAAGACTATCAGTAAGTATGCCTTACATTTTTCAtgaccagggccggtcctaacaattgcggggccctatgcgaaacggattgcgctgatcccagtctgggtagggataaggataataaatgaaaattaagattttgtattagaaaataaattcatctttgatttttatttattttttactaagtaaaatatcacgatcaaattaactttgcAAGCCCTTCGTCTAGCCAAGTCATACAGTGTATCatcaaaattctatttcctacatagatcatgctcaaAGGCAATAGCAAGCATTGCCAAATTGTTCAGTCTTTCTTCgtaaattgttgacctcaagtaattgaatgacacctcaatatgacaattttgtccatttttcaggAGATGTTTATGATTTCAGGACATTTTCCATGAGCCCTTAGAAAATCAGGTCGTCTCGGGAACCctgtaatttaatttaaaatggttcaatttaataatatacaactagaattagcgcggggcctatgaaagcgcggggcccactgcagccgcataggttgcagtggcctaagaccgacCTTGTTTATGACTTATCTTAAGTAGAGTCTTACGTCACAGATAGTGGGGTATAGCTTGTTTATGTTAGTATTCTTCAGTTGGTGTTAGGAATTCAAGGTGACAACATCTTATTACagacagagactcgactgtggcttttatgcatttaacttcattcaagtaTCTAACGGTCTGGGCTTAGTCCTTACATCTTGTTATTGTGATAGGTCTTGTTGTTTTAGTAGTTTTAATACGCCTGTTCAAGAAACTCAAACATCTCCTGAGCCATCATATAACTTTAAGACCAGAGCCTATTGCAATTATAATGGAAAATGGTGTATTGTAGCAATTCCATTACTTATTCAAATGGTGCAGAGCTCAGTGAAGCCAGTTTCTTTTTAGGCATATCATGTCATTCTGCATGGCAGTCTAATTTCTAGATACTACTGGGCTACAGTAAAAAATTCTCATGTTCTAACTATTCATATCATTCATATTTATCAGTAGTGGTTCAAGTTGTTGAATGTATCCTCGATGGGGCTTCAGTAATAGTCTTTTGCCTTAATCTAATTCAGCAGCGTATGAATCTTGTCTAGTAAATATGATTGTCTTTGTAAGTGTGGATTATACCGAGACCAATCATCAccgaaggcctgaacactgacctgcaatgtcgcagcctgtgggcagtggagactaATAGCTTGTTGCTGTGTCACACGTCTGTATGACTTGGCATTTAGCTATGCCACAGGTTgggacgtcacaggtcagtgttgtgACCTTCTATAACAAATGGTCTTGATTGTACGCTTTGTCTACCTTTTTTGTTAGGTTAGTAAATTACTATCtgtatttatgttttatatatatttaatcatTGAGAATAGGAATAAATTAATCAGTACGTTTAGAATGAATCAATCAGTAAGTCTAGAAtgaaatggataaaaaaaatttaacctaTTAGATTTCTTTTCTTGGGATACTGATTAATAATCCATCAAAATTAAtgagttttaatttgtataattaTATGACTTAAGAAAATGGGTAGAAACAACAATAATTTcatcctttttgtttttgtataaaaCCACCAGcctatattttttgtaataatGTTCCCTAAataatgtttctcaaacttggGTGATGCATCTAGATCAAAATACCAGATTTAGTTGGTGGATATTTTGCAAAAAGACATTGTAAAGCTCACGAACTTGTATGCTACAGCTCTTTGTTGCATGGTTTTAAATATTCCTTTGTCGTACAGGAAGAGTTTTATTTGTTACATGTACTATCAATTGCTGTTTTTGAAACCACAATGGGACTCAGATCATTTTGGTCTCAACTACTGGCTGGTCTAGTTACACTAACATTATCATTGTAGCAAGAAGGCTTGTGTACTTCTTGAGGCTGATTTAACCAGAGATATCACAATAGGATGTACCACAtatcatacatatatatatatctatatatatatctatcataCATATATCACACTAGGATGTACCACATGATTTCATCATTCAACTGAAATGGTTTCAGAGTTGTAAAAATAAACGTAGAGGCCAAGACTGATATTGGTTTTATCTCTGCTGTTATCTTAATCTTCTTCATCTTTGTTCAGCTCACTGTTTGACTTTGGTAAAAGGACTGTGTGTGAGCTGGTACTCAGAGGCAACATGCAACTGGTGCTGGTTTCCAAAGAAATAATTCCTGTGCTGCTGGCAGAGCCTCAGGTATCTTCTCTGCTTAGTGCTGCAGCCAAGAAAAATTGTCCTGTGCTAGAGATTGCTGGACTGACAAGCACTTTGCGGCCGTTGTGTCAGGGCTGTGTATCTGTGCTAGGTATTAGGGTAAGTAAATTTAGCTTCAGAGttgaaagagttaaatcaaCTGATATGAATTATGTCAATTTGATTGAAATCCAACCtttgtatttattatgtaaagTTGGGTTATATATAGTTAGTCCAAAACTATGGATACACTGATACACTTTGCCCTTTTTACTTTTCCATTGCTCAGTAAGTAATTAGTATGCGATTATCTCATTAAAAGCCTAATGAATTTGGAACAATTACTTAAAAGTTTTTATTGAAAAACTGAAAAAGAATAAGTTAGATATGATTTATTATCAAATTATCTCATCTTACTATGTTTGCTTACTAAATATGACACTATTTGACTCTTTCTCtactaactgacgataccagcgttgattccaccagaatgaggtatataattacggagagaaagagttaaaatatcaacaaaatagTGCACCTATaatgatttaactataaaataattaatatgttgGTGAATCTTAATAGTCATTTCCACTTTgcaaaaaaatgattttcaaatTAAGTATAAAATTTTAGTGCAGTAGTTATGTTTTTATCCTGATTGGTTGTGACCAAGTGATTTATATTTGTGACATTCACTGGAGCATTGTCTTTTGTTTAAGCAGctaaacatttattatttttgtgaaatggtttacatgttttggatgtcccttcagagttgaaggtaaTCTGCTTCCTagtctagcccaaacctcctgcaggacgacaggggatggcagcgggcagggtatgaacccggggcCATCGACAAGTTCAAACGACAGCCCAGCACACATattgcacaaccaggcagccactaATCCAAATATTTCTTTAGCTCTGCAAGGTTGAAATGCAGATAGGCTGGCGATTTAATATAGTTGTTAGTTCTGTCAAATGAATAACTAAATAAGTTCTTcttaaaacattaattaattataacttTGTTGTtctttaacttaattttttttttctctcaccaGAAATTCTCTACCAATTCTACTCAAGAACATTTTCATTCTCTAGTTGGCATGTGCCTTAGTGCTATTGCTAACCAACACACTGCCACTCAGCATATAGAGGGAGCTGCATTAGCAgaagatttaaataataaaccCAAATCTGTTTCTGAGAGAAAACCCAGGGTATCTTCTGAAAGCTCTGAGAATGAAGATCTGGATGAGGCAGAAGTGGACTACTCCcatctgtacattttaaaatcagaGTCCTTAGAGTATTCTCAGGCCATGTCCAAACTAAAAACTGACCTGGAGAAACATAAACAAGAGCAAAACTTCAAGTCAGATTTCATCTCCTTTGGGGAAAGCAATATAAACTTAGCCTCTACGCCAAGGAGCAACCCAGATTCCATTTCTGTAGCAAAGCCCAAATATGTGTCTGCTTCTATTAAAACTCCTAAAATGTTGGTATCGAACCAAGCCTTACATCCAACACCTGGGGTACATGCTGTACTGGGCAAGGATGAAGGCAGTGATCTGGGGGAAACTTCTGAACATTCCTCCAGCACAAGTCAAGAAATCATTGATTCCAAGGTGGTCAGTTCCACAGATGCTACCACTGACACCTTATGCTTTACTTTGTCTAGATCTGGGGACGCTAACTTGCTACGCACGAATAAAAAAGCCGAAGTGCCCAAACCGGCAATACTAACATCTGTGCAACATCAGGACACTGAGACCCTCGGAACCAAGCAGTTGGTGTCAACTAGCAGCCCAGTCACTACGGGGATAGATTATATTGTGTTAGCTGATCCAGCAGCACAGAAATCAAAGAGGAAAGCTTTAAAGAGGAAGCTGAAGACACAAGGAGAATATTTGCCTTTTGTTTACAAAGAGGCTAACATAAAAACAATGACCGGCAATCCtaacaaaaagaagaagaaaaaaaagaaatgacattTTAAGAAATTGTATCCCCTTAATAGCAATGTGTTTTGGTTAGTTGAAACAACAGAATGTGTTATGGTTGGTTGAGACCTTGTGAATGTGTGATAGAAACATTTCATGTCATTGTTTCACTGTTTATTATAAACTATGATGTTGATGAAGAGATATTAATACCGGTATAGAAAaagaatttgtttatttttctttgcacTATGAGGTCTATGAAGAATTGATGAAATGGCATATGTGTTATCTCAGGTCTCTCTAAATTGATGCCCCTTTTCCTCCTTTACCCCACTGACCGCATGAAAAGATATTCTGattagtttctttcttttacatgtttcaagCATTTCTGCTGAACTGAAGATGATCAAATTCCTGACCCAAGACCAGACATATGACAATTTGATCTATCCACAGATAATTTAAAGTTGACCGATAACTTGTGAATGTGTACAAACAATAGTTTGTTGTTAAAGTTTGGGACCAAATCTTTAATCCAGCAGTAAGTCCTGCTGTAGCACAGTGCGACCAACCTGGACTTTTCAAACTTTAACAAATTCATATAGCAATTCAACTTTCCAATTTCCAGTTGGAGTTTTTGGGTTACTTGAATCAATCTGGGAAACTAACGACTAGTTTAATATGTGGATAGTGGTTACGCTAACTTCTTCAgacatctcttaaccagggcagagtaccaagagactggaaagaagctaatgtcaacCCCCTCATCCTATTTAAAATCTGTCCagtatcacatgtaaaatcctagaacacataatatgtaccAACATCATTAACCACTTAggcataatgtccttactccataccaacattactttaggaaatatagatcatgtgaaacacaactaataggactaattgatgatttttcaaaaggtttagataatagtgagcaattAGATGCTATTTTACTAGAttttcaccaccatagtttgcttcaaaaattaaaatattttggcattaaagattttctgatagggagagaacaaattgtaataataaatagctctaaatcaacaccaataacagtaaactcaggtgtacctcaaggaagtcttgggtccactactatttacataaatgatttaccaaattgcattagctCGGGAACAAAAGTCAATATTATTtacagacgattgcataatatatagaacaataaaaacaacacaagatacagacattttacaaagagaattagatgaattacagaaatgggaatcaaattggagcatgtctttccacccagaaaaatgtcagttgttaagagtaacaaaaaaactaaaacaaattaattccacttatcttaatcatggcaaaccagtaacagactaaaaacgcaaaatacctagctataaatgaaaaactaacaTGGAattcacatattgatgaaactatcaaaaaatcaaacaaagcatttagttttattaaaataaatttctaaaaatcaaataagaacatacaactaaaatgttatttaaccttggttaggccaataatagaatatgcatcctctgtttggggcccctcaactcaagaaaacaataaaaatggaAGACACAAAATATAGCAGTGAGagtcataacaaacgaatagtCACATTTGActaatttagaaagccttcaggatagaagaattaaaagtaaagtagcaattatacataaaacactgaaccataatcttcaaatacatagacaaaatttaataaaatactcagaaagacacaaagataaaggcacattcctcgttccatatgctaggacaaattagtacaaatgctctttcttccctagcgttATTAGAGCagggaatgggttgcctgagctagccaggaaaactagtgacttggcagaatttaggtcattggttaatatacatgacgcgtaagacgtaatcatcttttttttttttttttgaagtaacgtctgtatcatataagataagatacgctTAGAACTTTATGCAAAATAATTACACACGTAATATTACTGTCACGTGGTCTCGGAGGCTCTCACAGCACCACTCTTCTTTCTTTTAGCTATCCAGAGAAAAAGTGTTAAAACGTCAGATAGCTAGAAGCAGTCAGGAGTTTGTATAGGTatcatttgttaaaataaatgtataaacagATGATACTTCAGCCAGACCAGAACTGATCTAAAAACGTGTTGTCTACATTGATACCCCTCCCCATTGTGCctctttgttttcaaaaaaagaaaaaaaaacgaaggcacatttcttgttgcATATGCTAGGaactaggacaaattagtacgAATACTCATTCCCAAATGCCATTAGgaaatcagccagaaaaaccagcgACTTGTCAGAGTTGAAGTCACtcattaacatgcacgactagattgacctagggtcacgtgtagaacgtaatcatcttttttgaagtaacatctgtattttataagataagatagatgcCGAAGTTTGTCTCTCGAAGTCGGTCGGAGTGCCACCTATACTGGGCCTCAGTTCGACTACTTTTCCTGATAAGCTAAACACTGTCAAGGAAGTTAATTGAACGTCACTCTTAaccagccaaaaaaaaaaaagaaatgaagctaTAATTTGAACACTCAATGAAATGGCAGTTGATCTTAGTCATATCAACTTTATTTCTGCTACCGGTATGCAATCGCGAGTTTGTTGTCAACTACGATTGAAGACCTAAAGTGAAAGTCTACAGCCTCCTCTAGATTCAAATTATTGTGTGCTGTTGTTgttagttcgtccatcgtggttagatgatgaccactttgtcatccagggggggctgagggctttgcagtggggttttatgcctcctcatgtgactGGTGTAGGCCTATTTTGTGCTACATAGCTCATCAACGCGTCCTTTATTttgtacgccggatacaccaagAAGCTTGCTTTACAGATTTTCCCGCCATGTATGCAAATCCCATATCGTGCTCTTACATTTAACGCACAACTCCCGACACTGGTAGGCGAGTGTTTAGAGAGTAGGCCTGACA contains the following coding sequences:
- the LOC106060878 gene encoding uncharacterized protein LOC106060878 isoform X1; this encodes MAAPIVSKDKIHTTLQKLRQKENSAKVVRKNVLCLDKKDWPRPPQCFMEKVIAVLSEKLKSLPNIFKRAEPNSEDSEAKSKVRCQLSIGVSQLLRDLDKDNLACVLVSNQASPSITVNHLILVCQEKCCPVLCVNDLAVSVAKSTDSKCFPLAIGFKRVAAGDFSEIISMVQKSEFGQSLKAETQTDEQIKLMEQKKPVYPKPIHLNEKEEETLLAELRRVFTVMVAAPAVKQEVKKKKKKKPKKKNLKLSIHKDYHSLFDFGKRTVCELVLRGNMQLVLVSKEIIPVLLAEPQVSSLLSAAAKKNCPVLEIAGLTSTLRPLCQGCVSVLGIRKFSTNSTQEHFHSLVGMCLSAIANQHTATQHIEGAALAEDLNNKPKSVSERKPRVSSESSENEDLDEAEVDYSHLYILKSESLEYSQAMSKLKTDLEKHKQEQNFKSDFISFGESNINLASTPRSNPDSISVAKPKYVSASIKTPKMLVSNQALHPTPGVHAVLGKDEGSDLGETSEHSSSTSQEIIDSKVVSSTDATTDTLCFTLSRSGDANLLRTNKKAEVPKPAILTSVQHQDTETLGTKQLVSTSSPVTTGIDYIVLADPAAQKSKRKALKRKLKTQGEYLPFVYKEANIKTMTGNPNKKKKKKKK
- the LOC106060878 gene encoding uncharacterized protein LOC106060878 isoform X2, whose product is MEKVIAVLSEKLKSLPNIFKRAEPNSEDSEAKSKVRCQLSIGVSQLLRDLDKDNLACVLVSNQASPSITVNHLILVCQEKCCPVLCVNDLAVSVAKSTDSKCFPLAIGFKRVAAGDFSEIISMVQKSEFGQSLKAETQTDEQIKLMEQKKPVYPKPIHLNEKEEETLLAELRRVFTVMVAAPAVKQEVKKKKKKKPKKKNLKLSIHKDYHSLFDFGKRTVCELVLRGNMQLVLVSKEIIPVLLAEPQVSSLLSAAAKKNCPVLEIAGLTSTLRPLCQGCVSVLGIRKFSTNSTQEHFHSLVGMCLSAIANQHTATQHIEGAALAEDLNNKPKSVSERKPRVSSESSENEDLDEAEVDYSHLYILKSESLEYSQAMSKLKTDLEKHKQEQNFKSDFISFGESNINLASTPRSNPDSISVAKPKYVSASIKTPKMLVSNQALHPTPGVHAVLGKDEGSDLGETSEHSSSTSQEIIDSKVVSSTDATTDTLCFTLSRSGDANLLRTNKKAEVPKPAILTSVQHQDTETLGTKQLVSTSSPVTTGIDYIVLADPAAQKSKRKALKRKLKTQGEYLPFVYKEANIKTMTGNPNKKKKKKKK